The following DNA comes from Pseudomonas marginalis.
TGCCTTCGGTTTCATCGCCTGGACCGCCATCAAGCTGCTTTCGGGCCGCTACCGTGAGCTCAACCCGGCACTGGTGATTCTGTCGATTCTGTTCGTGATCAAGCTGGGCTGGTTCAACGCATGACTTTTGACGCCACACGCTACACCGCTCAACTGCAAGACAAGGTCACGCGCTTGCGTGACCTGTTGGCACCGTTCGACGCACCCGAGCCGCAGGTCTTCGAGTCGCCTCTGCAGAACTTCCGCCTGCGGGCGGAGTTCCGCTTGTGGCGCGAAGGCGGTGAACGCCACTACGCGATGTTTTCCCAGGACGACAAGCGCACGCCGATCCTGATCGAAGAATTCCCCATCGCCAGCCAGCGCATCAACCAGTTGATGCCGCAGCTCAAGGCCGCCTGGCAAGCCAGCGCCGCCCTGAGCCACAAGCTGTTCCAGGTGGAGTTCCTCACCACCCTGGCCGGCGACGCGATGATCACCCTGTGTTATCACCGCCCGCTGGACGATCACTGGCACACCGCGGCGAATAAGCTGGCGGCTGATTTGAATGTGAGCATCATCGGCCGCTCCAAGGGCAAGCGCGATGTGATCGGCCACGACTACGTGGTGGAAAAACTCGACGTCGGCGGCCGCACCTTCAGCTACCGTCAACCCGAAGGCGCGTTCACCCAGCCCAACGGCACGGTGAACCAGAAGATGCTCAACTGGGCATACGAAGCCTTGGGCGATCGCCCGGATGACTTGCTGGAGCTGTATTGCGGCAACGGCAACTTCACCCTGCCCCTGGCCACCCGTGTGCGTAAAGTGCTGGCTACCGAGATCAGCAAGACCTCGGTAAATGCGGCCCTGAGCAACCTCGATGAAAACGCGGTGGGTAACGTCACCCTGGTGCGCCTCTCCGCCGAAGAGCTCACCGAAGCGCTGAACGAAGTGCGCCCATTCCGCCGCCTGCACGGCATCGACCTCAAAAGCTACGAATTCGGTAGCGTGTTCGTCGACCCGCCCCGCGCCGGCATGGACCCGGACACCTGCGAACTGACCCGGCGCTTCGACAACATCCTGTACATCTCCTGTAACCCGGAGACGCTGGCAGCCAATATTGCGCAACTGCATGACACCCACCGCATTACCCAGTGTGCGATGTTTGACCAGTTCCCGTGGACGCACCATATGGAATCCGGGGTGTTATTGACCCGGCGGTAATTCAGCGTCCTCAGGTTCCTTCTTGCGTGGCCGGCCGCCCTTCTTGCCATTGGCGCGGGCGGCGGCGGATTTGGCAGCGCTGCTCTTGCGACCGTTGCGTGATGCTACCAGGCTGGTAGCCAGGTCCATCAGCGGCTGGCTTGTGGCGATCAGGCCCGTGATCGAAACATCCAGATCCTGGGCCTCACAGCTAATGGCCTTGCCACCGAAACTGACTTCCAACTGCTGGAAATCTTCCTCTGAAAACCCTTCGAACTCCGGCAGGCCGGCCACCGGCAACATGACGCGGCTGCCGTCGCTGAAGCCGATGGAGATGCAATCGTTTTCGTAACGCACATTGCTGGCGTTGGCGTACAGGCGCTTTAGCCTGCGGCCACGGGCGATTGCCTTGTCGACGTCGGCGTCAGTGAGAGGTACATAAGGTATGACTTTGGCTTTTACGATTTTCATAAATTAATCCCTACGCAATCTGGCGCTCTTACCAGATTCAAAATGGTCCGCTGCGCTAAGGCATCGTGCCAGGCGCTTGCGATAACGTAGACACCACGTCGAATGACTAACCCTGGAACCAATTCACTGGTGTCCCAGTTCCAGGAATGGTTCTCCAGGCAAACCGTTTGCAGTTTTTCCCACCAAATCCTGCGCGCCCGTGCCAGATAATGTCGCTGCATGATTACCTCGCGTATTTCCTTCAGAACCGCAGTGGGTGGCCGCCTCCGTTCAGGCTCTACATCCCACAACTCAACGTCCCCATCCAAAAAACTGAAACGAAACCGCGCATCCCACCCCTTGCCCCTGACATGCACATGAGGCGGGCAATGCTCGCCCCTGATAAACACCGAGATGACATATCCCTTGTAGGCCCCTACTTTCATCGTAACCCATCCGTTAGGTTATTTTCCGCCAGGTAACAATTTCCCTCCTGCCACCCGACAACCGGCTCCATCGTCTCGAAGCTGTTTCACAGATTAGTAACCACAAAAAACCCGGCGAATGCCGGGTTGTAACCACTCATGCCGAAGGCTGGAAATACCCCGCCAACGCCCGCAAGTCCTGCTCACTCAGCAACCCCGCGTAATACTTCAACTGAATCCTGGCCAGCAGATACGCATGTCGCGCATTCGCCAGGTCGCGGCGGGCGGTGAACAGTTGTTGCTCGGCGTCGAGCACGTCGAGGTTGACCCGCTC
Coding sequences within:
- a CDS encoding DUF4160 domain-containing protein, encoding MKVGAYKGYVISVFIRGEHCPPHVHVRGKGWDARFRFSFLDGDVELWDVEPERRRPPTAVLKEIREVIMQRHYLARARRIWWEKLQTVCLENHSWNWDTSELVPGLVIRRGVYVIASAWHDALAQRTILNLVRAPDCVGINL
- the trmA gene encoding tRNA (uridine(54)-C5)-methyltransferase TrmA — its product is MTFDATRYTAQLQDKVTRLRDLLAPFDAPEPQVFESPLQNFRLRAEFRLWREGGERHYAMFSQDDKRTPILIEEFPIASQRINQLMPQLKAAWQASAALSHKLFQVEFLTTLAGDAMITLCYHRPLDDHWHTAANKLAADLNVSIIGRSKGKRDVIGHDYVVEKLDVGGRTFSYRQPEGAFTQPNGTVNQKMLNWAYEALGDRPDDLLELYCGNGNFTLPLATRVRKVLATEISKTSVNAALSNLDENAVGNVTLVRLSAEELTEALNEVRPFRRLHGIDLKSYEFGSVFVDPPRAGMDPDTCELTRRFDNILYISCNPETLAANIAQLHDTHRITQCAMFDQFPWTHHMESGVLLTRR
- a CDS encoding DUF2442 domain-containing protein, with protein sequence MKIVKAKVIPYVPLTDADVDKAIARGRRLKRLYANASNVRYENDCISIGFSDGSRVMLPVAGLPEFEGFSEEDFQQLEVSFGGKAISCEAQDLDVSITGLIATSQPLMDLATSLVASRNGRKSSAAKSAAARANGKKGGRPRKKEPEDAELPPGQ